In Candidatus Binatia bacterium, the genomic window CGAAAAAAGGCACCCGCCAGGGAATCAGAACGATCAGGACCGGCAGAGTCCAGGCCGGCCGCTTCCAGCCGAGAAGACCGCCGAGGAGAAACAACAGCCCGGCCCCCAACCACATCGGGGCGCTCACGGTCGGAACTCCGCCCAAGGCTCGTCGAGAAGGATGGACACAATTCGTGCCGATGCCTGACCGTCGCCATAGGGATTGACGGCCACCGCCATCATCTGATGCGCGGCCGGGTCCTGCAGCAGGATATTGGCCTCGCGCACGATCGTCTCCTCATCGAGCCCCACCAATTGGACCGCACCTGCGGCCACGGCTTCGGGGCGCTCGGTTGTCTCGCGCAATACAAGCGCCGGCACGCCGAGAGAGGGGGCTTCCTCCTGCACTCCCCCCGAATCACTCAAGATCAATGTCGCTCCGGCCATCAACTGCACGAAGGGAAGGTAGTCCAGGGGGGGCAAAAGATGAATCCGCTCGACCGCACCGAGTGCTTCCTCCATCACCCGACGCACATTCGGGTTGCGGTGCAGCGGGTAGACCATCTGCACATCGGGGTTTTGGTCGACGATCTGCTCCAGCGCGCGTGCGATCGACTGCATCCCGGCACCGAAACTTTCGCGGCGATGTGCCGTCACCAGAACGAGTCGGGCCGATGCGCCAAACTCCGGCAGTCCGAGGGCCGCGGTTGCCACAGCAGGCTGGCGGCGAACCCATTGCAGCGCATCCACGACGGTATTGCCGGTCACGGCCATCGTTTCCGAA contains:
- the wecB gene encoding UDP-N-acetylglucosamine 2-epimerase (non-hydrolyzing) encodes the protein MKILVVLGTRPEAIKMAPVILEARERGVETIVCVTAQHREMLDQVLGLFAIQPEIDLDLMEPDQTLASLTARALLALDKVLADIAPDWVLVQGDTTTAMVAALAAFYRKIPVGHIEAGLRTGDLARPFPEELNRRLADAVSGRHFLPTPQARENLLSEGFASETMAVTGNTVVDALQWVRRQPAVATAALGLPEFGASARLVLVTAHRRESFGAGMQSIARALEQIVDQNPDVQMVYPLHRNPNVRRVMEEALGAVERIHLLPPLDYLPFVQLMAGATLILSDSGGVQEEAPSLGVPALVLRETTERPEAVAAGAVQLVGLDEETIVREANILLQDPAAHQMMAVAVNPYGDGQASARIVSILLDEPWAEFRP